Proteins from a genomic interval of Physeter macrocephalus isolate SW-GA chromosome 21, ASM283717v5, whole genome shotgun sequence:
- the MTCP1 gene encoding protein p13 MTCP-1, which produces MAGEDVGAPPDHLWVHQEGIYRDEHQRTWVAVLEEETSFLRARVQQVQVPLGDAARPSHLLTSQLPLMWQLYPEERYMDNNSRLWQIQHHLMVRGVQELLLKLLPDD; this is translated from the exons ATGGCAGGAGAGGATGTGGGGGCTCCACCCGATCACCTCTGGGTTCACCAAGAGGGTATCTACCGCGACGAACACCAGCGCACGTGGGTGGCCGTCCTGGAAGAG GAGACGAGTTTCCTAAGGGCACGAGTTCAGCAAGTTCAGGTTCCTTTAGGTGACGCAGCCAGGCCAAGTCACCTTCTCACCTCCCAGCTACCTCTCATGTGGCAACTCTACCCCGAGGAGCGCTACATGGATAACAACTCTCGCTTGTGGCAGATCCAGCATCATTTAATG GTCAGGGGAGTACAGGAGCTGTTGCTTAAGCTTTTGCCTGATGATTAA
- the CMC4 gene encoding cx9C motif-containing protein 4 isoform X1, whose translation MPWPPRTCFLDMPQKDPCQKQACEIQKCLQANNYMESKCQAVIQELRKCCARYPKGRSLVCSGFEKEEEEKLTLKPT comes from the exons ATGCCCTGGCCACCAAGGACTTG ttttctggATATGCCGCAGAAGGATCCGTGCCAGAAACAAGCCTGTGAAATACAGAAATGTTTACAAG CCAACAACTACATGGAATCTAAGTGTCAGGCTGTCATCCAAGAACTGCGTAAGTGTTGTGCTCGATATCCCAAGGGAAGATCTCTCGTCTGTTCAggatttgagaaagaagaagaagaaaagctgacGCTGAAGCCCACATGA
- the CMC4 gene encoding cx9C motif-containing protein 4 isoform X2: MPQKDPCQKQACEIQKCLQANNYMESKCQAVIQELRKCCARYPKGRSLVCSGFEKEEEEKLTLKPT; encoded by the exons ATGCCGCAGAAGGATCCGTGCCAGAAACAAGCCTGTGAAATACAGAAATGTTTACAAG CCAACAACTACATGGAATCTAAGTGTCAGGCTGTCATCCAAGAACTGCGTAAGTGTTGTGCTCGATATCCCAAGGGAAGATCTCTCGTCTGTTCAggatttgagaaagaagaagaagaaaagctgacGCTGAAGCCCACATGA